Within the Streptomyces sp. YIM 121038 genome, the region TCGGTGTACGTGAAGCCGATGGACGCGGTCAGGGAGTTGCCGCGGGCCGTGGCGAACTGGACGGCGCCCGCCTGGGGGTAGGCGGGCGCCGTGAAGGTGACCTTGGTGTCGTCGACGACGCGCACGTTCGTGGCCGCGACCCCGCGGAAGCCGCCCGCCGTCGGCGTGCCCGCGAGGACCTGGGTGGTGCCGGTGAGCCCGCCGCCGGTGAGGGTGACGGTGAAGCCGCCCTTGACGGATCCCGTGGCGGGGCTGACGGCGGTGAGCGCGGCCGGGATCGGGCTGAGCGGCGCGGTGGCCTTGACGAACTTCACGGTCACGAAGTGGTCGCTGTCCATGGTGACGCTCAGGGAGGCCGCGCGGGTCGGCTGGACCTTCCCGTCGACGGTCCAGCGGTCGACCTTGTAGCCGGTGTCCGGGGCCGCGGTGACCGTGACCTGGTCACCGGTGGCGAACAGGCCCGTGGAGGGCGTGCTGACCGTGCCGCCCGTGCCGTCCTGGGGCACCGCGGTGAGGGCCTGGCGCTTCGCCTCCGTGCTGTCGGCGGGCGTGCGGTAGTTGGCGAGCACCGGGCCGGTGAGGTTCATGACGCGGGTGGAGTCGGCGGGTTCCTTCGACCCGAGCGCCACGCCGCGCGGCGTGCCGTCGTACTCCTGACGGGGGTTGGAGAACCACATCTTGTTCTCGCACTTGTCCTCGTCGGCGCAGCTCATGTTGTAGCCCATGATGTCGACCCAGGTGCGGTCCTTGGGCAGGAAGCCGTGGTTGTCCGGGTAGTAGGGGTTGAAGTTCCCCGGCCGGTAGTTGTCCGCGTCCGGGTCGACGGGGTCGGTGACGTAGTCGTGGTTGAGGCCGAAGTTGTGGCCGATCTCGTGGGCGAGGTGGTGGGTGCCGAAGGTGTCGGCCTGCTGCGCGCCGAACCCGGTGTCGTCAGTGCTGTACTTGGCGTTGTCGCCCGGCATGAGGCGCGGCAGCGAGGGGGTCATCCCGGTCCCCGCCGTGTAGAGGCCCTCGGGGGGCGTGAACTTCGACAGGACGTGGACGAGGTCGGCGCCCTCGGCGTCCCGGGTGGCGCGGACGCCGGTGGCCCAGTCGTCGGAGTAGCGCGGGTCCTCCGGGTTGGCGAGGGCGTTCGTCATGCCGTCCATGTCGCTGGCCGCGCCGCTCCAGGCCGGGGTCTCGAAGGTGCCGAGCAGCCGGAGGCGCGTCTTGACCTGGCTGTCGGCGTACGCCTGGTTGGTGCCCTCGACGGCGGCCTTGGCCTGGAGCGCGAGCGCGTCCGCGCCGCCCTCGGTGTCCGTGGCCGTCTCCGGGGTGTAGCCGATCAGCACGTCGATGACCGGGTCCTTGGGCTCGGCGCGGCGGCTGGGTGGCGCGGCGGGCCGTGCGGGTCCGGTCAGGCGCAGCGCGTCGCGCACGAGCGGGGTCTGGCGCACGGTGTCGAACGAGCGGACGCGCGACATCCCGGGCCGTACGGCGTCCAGGGCGTGGCGCACCCGCCCCTCGTGGATCTCCCCGGCGACCCGGGGCCTGCCCTTGCCGCAGGCGCCGTCGACCGCGAGGGTCACCGGCCGGTCCGGGTGCCCGGCCAGGTGCCCGCTCCACAGCAGGGTGCCCTCGCGGTCGCGCGAGACCTTCAGCGCGTGGGCGGTGACGGACCTGCCCCCGGGCAGCGGCAGGACGCGCCGGTCGGGCGCCGTGACGGGCCCGCGCCGGCACAGGGCGCGGAAGGTGCCCCCGGGCCACTCGACCTCGCCCGTGCGCAGCAGGCCGGGGAGGCCGGGGGCGGGCGGCGCGGCGGCGGGGCTCGGGGCCGCGGGCAGGCCGGTGGCGAGGGCGGCGACGGCTCCGACGAGGGCGAACCTGACGGGGATCATGGGGCTCCTTCGGGTACGTGGACGAACGGTTCGGACACGAGAACGATCACTCGGGGCGTGGACGGGCGCGGCGGGAGCGCGGCCGAATGGCCGCCTCGGAGGGGTGAGCGCGGAGCGCGGCAGGCGCGAGGGGAGCGGCGCGCGGGGCCGCGGGCGGGGAAGGCGGACCGCGTCGATCTCATTGACGTGCGCTTGTCAGCTGCCTAGCGTGCTGTCGATTCCAGGGCGATCCGGGCCGGGCCCGGTCGATGAGGGGTCGATCGCAGGTCGATTCCGCGTAGGCGCCGGTCCAGGGGCGGTCAGCTTGAGTCTCATCGAACAGGAACAGCCCCTGCTCGACGCGTTGCGGCCGCGGGACCGGGCGGCCCTGCTCGCCCTGGGGACCCCGCGCGGCTACGCGTCCGGCGAGGTGCTCGTGCCCGAGCGCGCCACCACCTCGTACGTCGTCGCGATCCTCGGCGGCTGGGCGGTGGTCTCCGTGGCGACCGAGCGCGGTCAGCGGCTCATCCTCGCGCTGCGCGGCGCCGGGGAACTGGTCGGCGAACTCGCGGCCGTGGACCGGCGGCCGCGCAGCGCCACGGTGACGGCGCTCGGCCGCGTCGACGCCGTCGTGATCCCCGGGGACCGGTTCCGCGGCTTCCTCGGCTCCAGCCCCGCGGTCAGCGTCCTCGTGCTCCGCCAGCTCAGCTCCCGGCTGCGCAGCTCCGACGGCGAACGCCGCTCGCTGGCCTCGGAGAACGTGCTCCAGCGGCTCGCGGCGCGCCTGGTCGAGCTGGCCCACCGCGCCGGGCGCCACCACCCCGACGGCAGCGTCACCATCGACCTGCCGCTGCCGCAGCACGACCTCGCCGCCTCGGTGGGCTCCACCCGGGAGGCCGTCGCCAAGGCCCTGCGGCTGCTGCGCGAGCAGGGCGTCGTCCGCACCGGCACCAGGCGCCTGACCGTCACCGACGTCGAACTGCTGCGGCTGCTCGCGGGCGAGGGACCGTCAGGAGCGGGGCCGGTTGTGTAAACGGCTACATACACCGCGGCCGACCGCGCCCATCCTGGTGGGGCCGCACCGTCGTCGAGGGGGATGCAGTGAGCAGTCACGAGGCCGTCCACCGGCTGGTGGTGAGCGCGGACGTCAAGGGGGCCGGGCGCCTCGGCCACCAGGCCAAACTCCGGTCGCGCCGGGCGATGTACGAGGTCTTCGAAGCCGCCTTCGCCGCCGTGGGCGTGGGCGGTCAGGTCCATGTGGAGGACCGGGGCGACGGCGTGCTCGCCGCCCTCGCCCCGCAGGTCCCGCCCGCGGCCATGGTGGGGCTGTGGCTCGAAGAGGTCCACCAGGGGCTGCGCGAGCACAACCGAGGCGTGCGCGAACCGCTGCGGCTGCGGATCGCGATGCACGGCGGCCCCGTCAGCCACGACGGCCGGGGCCTGGTGGGCCGGGCGGTCGACCTCACGTGCCGGCTGTGCGACAGCGAACCGGCCAGGGCGATCCTGGCCGCGGACGACGGCGTCGACGTGGTCTTCGTCGTCTCCGACGTCCTCTACCGCTCGGTGGTCGCCGAGGGCGGCAGATTCGTGGAGCCCGAGCACTACCGCCCGCTGCCGGTACGGGCCAAGGAGACCGACGAGGTCGCGTGGTTCCACGTGCCCCGCAGGACCCGGCCGCCCCTGCCCGCGCCCGTGGCACCACCCGCCCCCGAGACCGGGCCGACGCAGGCCGACCGGGCCGGAGCCGACGAGGCGCGGTGGCCGACGAAGTACTGGATCAACGTCAACGGACACAACCAGATCGTGGACGGCGCGGAGGTCCACGGCGACATCGTCGGCGTGCGCGTCACGCCGCAGGACGACAGCACGGAAGATGACAGCACGGAAGGAGCCGGGCCGACGTGAGCGACGACGGGGGAGGCGCCGGGGGAGGCGCCGGGCCGCAAGGCGGCGGAGGCAAGGCGGGCGGCGGCGGACCGGCGCCCGGCGGCGGTGGGGACGAGGCGGGCGGCGGCGGGCCGGGGCGCGGGGCCGGTACCGGAGCGACGGGAGCCGACGAAGGGCGCAGGCACGGCGCGGCCCGCTCCGGTCTCCTCGGGGACCTGCCCGCGGCGGGCGCGGGCGACGCCGTGCGTCAGGCGCGCGCCAACTTCGTCGACGTCAACGGGCGCAGCGCGATCCTCGACGGCACCCAGGGCGATGTGCACCTGGGCGACCACCACCACTACCACGACGCCCGGGCCGGTGCGCCCCGCCTGGTGTCCGGCCCCGTGCCCCGCGACGAACTGCGGCGCCTGCGCCGCGTCTTCGAGGAGCCGCCCGGCTACGCGGACCTGGGCGGACTCCTGAAGCGGCAGCGGCTGATCGCCCTGTGCGGCGACCCGGGCAGCGGGCGCGGCTACACGGCCCTCTCCCTGCTCGACGAGGTCACGCACGGGCGCGTCGCGCGCCTCGACCCGCGTACGGAACTGGACCGGATCGGCGAGGCGGACCTGGAGGAGGGCTGCGGCTACGTCGTGGAGATCACCGGGGAGGAGGCGGTCACCACCCCGCGGCGCCCCGTCCGCGACGAGCGGGACGCACCCGAGCGGCGGCGCCGGCGGGAGCCCGAACTCCCCGCCGAACTGCACCTGGACCGGCTCAGCACCCTCCTCGACCGGCGCGGGGCGTACGCCGTCCTCGTCGTCGGGGCGGGCGGCTTCGCCGACGAGCTGCTGCGCGGCCGCTACGGGCGGCTGTTCCGGCCTCCGGCGGCCGACGGCATGCTGCGCAAGCACCTCGTGGCCCTTCTCGGCCACACCGAGAACGACCGCGTCGAGCAGGCACTCGCCCTCGCGCGCGAGCCCCGCGTGGTGCGGGCCGTGGGGCTCGACCCGCTGCGCCCCCACGAGGTGGAGTCCCTCGCCCGGCTCCTGGTCGGGCGGCTCAAGGAGGAGACCGACGAGGACGGACTCCTCGGCGAGCTGCGGGCCTTCGCCCACCGGCAGGCCGGGGCGTGGTTCGCCGCGACCGGCCGGGCCGCGCCGCGCCACCGGGGCGCGGTGTCGGCGGCGCTGCGGCAGGCGGCCTTCCGCACGGCGGTGGCCGTCTACAACGGCTCGCCCCACAGCGTGGCCGCCGAGGCGGCGGAGCAACTGGCCTGGGAGTGGGCGCAGTCCATGGACCCCGAGGGGGAGCCGGGCCGGGCCCTGTTCGGCGACCACCGCCCGGCCCGGCTCGCGGCCGCGCGGGCCGAACTCTTCACCGGCGACGTCACGTACGACGGCCGGAGCCTGGAGACCCGCAGGGTGCGGCTCCAGGGCAGCGCGCTCGCGAGGGCGGTCCTGGCCCACGTGTGGGAGGACCACCACAACGCGCGCAGGCCGCTGTGCCTGTGGCTGCGCACCCAGTGCGACGACGCCAGACCGGCCGTGTGGGTACCCGCGGCCATCACCGCGGGGGCGCTGTGCGCGCTGGAGTACTTCTACGCGCTGGAGGAGATCGTCTTCCCGATGGCCTCCAGCGACTCCGTCCAGCAGCGCCTCGCGGCCGCCACCGCGCTCGCCCAGGCCGCGGCCCTCAGCGAGGCGGTGCGCCCGGTCGTACGGGACACCGTGCGCGGGTGGGCGCGCGCCGACGACGCGGCGCGGCTCAGCACGGCGGCCCTGGTGCACGGCTTCGGCACCGTGGAGCGGTCCGTCCCGGCCGCCCTGGACGAACTGGGCCGCCTGGCGAGCCGGGAGGACTGGGACCTGCTGGTGCACGCCTCCTTCAGCGTGGGCCGGCTGCTCGCCGGGGCGGAACCGGAGACGGTCCTTCGGCGGCTGGGCGCCTGGATGGGCGACCGGCGCACCAACCGCAGGGACCTGGCGCTGCTCACCGTGGACCGCCTCATCTGGCAGCGCGCCGCGCACCTGTGGGGCCTGGAGGAGACGCCGGTGCTCAGGGAGCACACGAACTGGCCGCTCGCCGCGGCCCTCCTGACCGCCCACCCCCGCTACGCCGGGATGCTGGCGGACCTGGTCTGGTCGGGCCTTGACACCGCCCGCTGGCGGCCCGACGTGCAGTGGTCCCTGTGCGAGTGGATACGGCGCGGCGAGGAGGACCCCCCGCTCCTCGACGTCCTGTGCGACTTCCTGCCCGCCCTCGTGAGCGGCGAGGCCGACGCCGAGCGGCTGCGGAACCTGGTCCGGGGCCTGGAGCGGGACCCCGACGAATCCGTGGCAGCCACCACCGTACGCAGGCTGCGCGCCGCCATCGACGGACAGCCGCACGTGGTCGTGCAGATGGCCGCGCCCAGCCCGCAAGCCGAGGAGACGGAGTGAGATGAACACCCAGAACCCGCCGCACGCCCTTCCGCCCGCCCCCCTGGCGCGGCCCCTCGCGCCGCCGCGCGTCGGTGGCGCCCCGCCACCGGTGACGGCGACGCCCCTGCCGCGGTCCCCGGACCCGGGCACGTGGCGCTCGCCCGTCGAACGCCCGGCGGCCACCCAGGAGTTGGCCGGTCCCTTCCTGCGCGAGTACCGCCCGGACTGGCCCTACCGGCACCGCAGCGCACAGGTCGCGGTCGTGCTCTACTACCGCGGGCGGCCGCCCCGGGCGGTGGGGCCCGAGGGCGAGGAGGGGTTCCTGCTGCGCTGGTTCGCCCGCCCCTACACCGCGTTCGAGCTGCAACTGGGCTGGCACACGGTCTCGTTCAAGGTCGAGCTGCCCGCGGCGGAGCACGGCAGGTCCTTCCCCGCCGAGGTGCGCGTGCGCTGGCGGGTGGGCGACCCCTGCCTCGTGGCCAGGAGCCAGGTCACCGACGTCGCCGCGCTGCTGGTCCCGGAGCTGGAGCAGCGGCTGCGCGACGTGTCCCGCGGCCACTCCATCAACCGGGCGGAGGAGGTCCGCGACGCGGTGCACGAGGCGCTGGCCGGGCAGCGCCTCGGCGGCCAGTTCGGCCTGGAGACGGACGTCTTCGTGACCATCTCCTGGGACACGCTCATCCAGGACCACGGCAGGAGCCTGGGCCGGGTGCTGCACCAGACCGACCTGGAGCGGCTCAACCAGGAGCTGCGCCAGCTCAGGGACGACAACAAGCGGGAACTCATCCGGCAGTGGGCCGCCGACTTCCAGCGCGCCATCGAGCGCGGCGACCACGCCGTGATGGCGCAGATGATGGCGCGCAACCCCCAGGACCTGAGTGAGATCCGGCAGCTGTTCCGCAAGGAACAGCGCGAGGAGCGCCAGGACGGCATGGAGCTGATGTCCCGCCTGATCGAGGGCGGCCTCCTGGAGCGCTGGGAACTCGGCGACCAGGCCATGGTGGTCGTGGAGTTCCTGCGGTCGAGCGCGCGCCACGTCCTGACCGACCAGGCGGCGGGCGCCGGCGAGGCCCGGCGCACCCCCTTCTGGAAGCGGACGGACGACACCCGGGACGACGACTCCGCGGACGCGCGCGGCGACGCCTCCGACGGGCGGACACCCCGGTGACCGAGGGAGCGCGCACGCCGCCGGGCACCGGCACCCGCCCCGGCACCACGCCCCGGCGCGCCGCCGCCGTGCGCGGCACCCCGGTGTCGCCGTTGTCCGAGCCGGGCTGCCGGTACGTCGCGGAGCGGCTGCTCACCACCGTGCGCGAGGAGGTCACGCGGGCCGACACCAAGGCCTCGATCCTGCTCTCGGGCGCGGTGGCCCTGCCCGCGCTCGCCGTGTCGGCCGACCGCGGCGGGCTCGGCCCGGACCCGCTGGGCCGGGCGGGCGCCGTGCTGTGGCTGGCCGGGATCGTGATGCTGACCCTGGTGATCCTGCCGCGGACCGGGCCGGACGGCAGGTCCGCGGCGGCCGCCGCGGGGCGGGGCCCTTCGGTGGTCTCGCTCCGCCGGGGGGTCGACCCGGGCGAGGTGGCGGCGGAGGTGCTCACCGCGGGCCGCGACCCCGGCCACTGGCTCCTGGAGCAGTCGTGCGCGCTGGGGGCCATCCTGACGGTCAAGTACCGGTGGCTGCGGTGGGCCGTGGGCTGTCTGGTGGCGGGGGGAGCGGCCGTGGCGGCGGCCGCGCTCGGCTGAGCGGCCGCCCCCGCCCGAGTTCTCGCCAACCTTTCCGGCCGCCCTGGCGTAAGACCAGGTCAGAGGCAGTTCAGTGAATCCGGGGCGTGGTGTGGGCAACACCCCCTGGAGGCTCGAATGAACGTGGGGTTAGCATATGAGCGCCGCCTAGCTCGAAAGATACTCCTGTGACTGTCAATGACGACTCGTTCACCAACTGGAAGCACCGCGAGGAAACCGCGGAGTCGATGATCCCGCTCATCGGGAAGCTGCACCGCGAGCAGGACGTCACGGTCCTGCTGCACAGCCGCTCCCTGGTGAACAAGTCGGTGGTCAGCATCCTCAAGACCCACCGATTCGCCCGCCAGATAGCCGGTGACGAGCTCTCGGTCACCGAGACGCTGCCGTTCCTGCGGGCCCTCACCACGCTCGACCTCGGCCCCTCCCAGATCGACATCGGCATGCTCGCCGCGACGTACAAGACCGACGAGCGCGGTCTGTCGGTGGAGGAGTTCACCGCCGAGGCCGTCGCCGGTGCCACGGGCGCCAACAAGATCGAGTGCCGCCAGGGGCGCGACGTCGTCCTGTACGGCTTCGGCCGCATCGGCCGCCTCGTGGCCCGGCTCCTCATCGAGAAGGCGGGGTCCGGCAACGGCCTGCGGCTGCGCGCCATCGTCGTCCGCCGCGGCGGCGAGCAGGACATCGTCAAGCGCGCCTCGCTGCTGCGGCGCGACTCCATCCACGGCCAGTTCCAGGGCACGATCACCGTCGACGAGGCGAACAGCACGATCATCGCCAACGGCAACGAGATCAAGGTGATCTACGCGGGCGACCCGTCGGAGGTCGACTACACGGCGTACGGCATCAAGGACGCC harbors:
- a CDS encoding reprolysin-like metallopeptidase; amino-acid sequence: MIPVRFALVGAVAALATGLPAAPSPAAAPPAPGLPGLLRTGEVEWPGGTFRALCRRGPVTAPDRRVLPLPGGRSVTAHALKVSRDREGTLLWSGHLAGHPDRPVTLAVDGACGKGRPRVAGEIHEGRVRHALDAVRPGMSRVRSFDTVRQTPLVRDALRLTGPARPAAPPSRRAEPKDPVIDVLIGYTPETATDTEGGADALALQAKAAVEGTNQAYADSQVKTRLRLLGTFETPAWSGAASDMDGMTNALANPEDPRYSDDWATGVRATRDAEGADLVHVLSKFTPPEGLYTAGTGMTPSLPRLMPGDNAKYSTDDTGFGAQQADTFGTHHLAHEIGHNFGLNHDYVTDPVDPDADNYRPGNFNPYYPDNHGFLPKDRTWVDIMGYNMSCADEDKCENKMWFSNPRQEYDGTPRGVALGSKEPADSTRVMNLTGPVLANYRTPADSTEAKRQALTAVPQDGTGGTVSTPSTGLFATGDQVTVTAAPDTGYKVDRWTVDGKVQPTRAASLSVTMDSDHFVTVKFVKATAPLSPIPAALTAVSPATGSVKGGFTVTLTGGGLTGTTQVLAGTPTAGGFRGVAATNVRVVDDTKVTFTAPAYPQAGAVQFATARGNSLTASIGFTYTD
- a CDS encoding Crp/Fnr family transcriptional regulator, which gives rise to MSLIEQEQPLLDALRPRDRAALLALGTPRGYASGEVLVPERATTSYVVAILGGWAVVSVATERGQRLILALRGAGELVGELAAVDRRPRSATVTALGRVDAVVIPGDRFRGFLGSSPAVSVLVLRQLSSRLRSSDGERRSLASENVLQRLAARLVELAHRAGRHHPDGSVTIDLPLPQHDLAASVGSTREAVAKALRLLREQGVVRTGTRRLTVTDVELLRLLAGEGPSGAGPVV
- a CDS encoding Pycsar system effector family protein encodes the protein MTEGARTPPGTGTRPGTTPRRAAAVRGTPVSPLSEPGCRYVAERLLTTVREEVTRADTKASILLSGAVALPALAVSADRGGLGPDPLGRAGAVLWLAGIVMLTLVILPRTGPDGRSAAAAAGRGPSVVSLRRGVDPGEVAAEVLTAGRDPGHWLLEQSCALGAILTVKYRWLRWAVGCLVAGGAAVAAAALG